In one Candidatus Methylomirabilota bacterium genomic region, the following are encoded:
- a CDS encoding zinc-binding dehydrogenase, whose protein sequence is MPATAKAAVFFGPGKPFEIREVPIPEVDANAVLIRVTTANICGSDLHFWRGDAPVRLPDDGWIFGHEMTGRVAKLGSRIKTDSLGRPLKEGDRVAYTYFYPCGRCYACLNKEPAACPHKLERPLGPSAFPHLHGAFADHYYLRPGGALFAVPAELADEVVAPVNCALAQVMYGLHVAGVRFGDSVVIQGAGGLGLQAAAVAKDMGAATVIVVDQIPGRLELAKAFGADHTLNLKEVPDRRERVKLVREWTGGVGADVACDFVGFPVVITEGIEMLRSGGTYLEIGTISRGAKIELEPSLLVWGSKKIVGVIQYDPWIIPRALDFLVRTKARWPWDRIISHKYPLEQINEAFAASEWHNKETTSITRAALNP, encoded by the coding sequence ATGCCCGCCACCGCCAAGGCCGCCGTCTTCTTCGGTCCGGGCAAGCCCTTCGAGATCCGAGAAGTGCCCATTCCCGAGGTCGACGCCAACGCCGTGCTCATCCGCGTCACCACCGCCAATATCTGCGGGTCCGACCTGCATTTCTGGCGCGGGGACGCGCCCGTGAGACTCCCCGACGACGGCTGGATCTTCGGCCACGAGATGACGGGCCGGGTGGCCAAGCTCGGATCCAGGATCAAGACCGATTCGCTCGGCCGCCCGCTCAAGGAAGGCGACCGCGTCGCCTACACCTACTTCTACCCGTGCGGCCGATGCTACGCGTGTCTCAACAAGGAGCCCGCCGCCTGCCCGCACAAGCTCGAGCGGCCTCTCGGGCCCAGCGCCTTTCCGCATTTGCACGGCGCCTTCGCCGATCATTACTATCTCCGTCCGGGCGGCGCCCTCTTCGCGGTGCCCGCGGAGCTCGCCGATGAGGTGGTGGCGCCCGTCAACTGCGCCCTCGCCCAAGTCATGTACGGCCTCCACGTGGCCGGGGTGCGCTTCGGGGACAGCGTGGTCATTCAGGGGGCGGGCGGGCTTGGACTCCAGGCCGCCGCCGTCGCCAAGGACATGGGGGCGGCCACCGTCATCGTGGTGGACCAGATTCCCGGGCGGCTCGAGCTCGCCAAGGCCTTCGGCGCCGATCACACGCTGAACCTCAAGGAAGTGCCGGACCGCCGGGAGCGCGTGAAGCTCGTGCGGGAATGGACGGGCGGAGTCGGGGCCGATGTCGCGTGCGACTTCGTCGGCTTTCCCGTCGTCATCACCGAGGGCATCGAGATGCTCCGCTCGGGCGGCACCTATCTCGAGATCGGGACCATCAGCCGCGGCGCCAAGATCGAGCTGGAGCCCTCACTGCTCGTCTGGGGCTCGAAGAAGATCGTGGGCGTCATCCAGTACGACCCGTGGATCATCCCGCGCGCCCTCGACTTCCTCGTGCGCACAAAGGCGCGCTGGCCCTGGGATCGCATCATCTCCCACAAGTACCCGCTCGAGCAGATCAACGAGGCCTTCGCGGCCTCGGAGTGGCACAACAAGGAGACGACGAGCATCACCCGCGCGGCGCTCAACCCGTAG
- a CDS encoding homoserine dehydrogenase → MNEIKIGLLGLGTVGSGVIKVLQSHGPDMEERAGCRLRFHVIADADLTRPREGLDLKRLPLVNDAVKVLDDPAVQIVIELVGGLEPARTFILRALEAGKHVVTANKALLAHHGPEIFEAARRNRVLLGFEAAVAGGIPLIRAVKDGLPANRVLSAFGIVNGTCNYILSKMTDEGLDFSVVLKEAQAQGYAEADPTLDIEGMDSAHKLQILATLAFRTAVDLKDIHTEGITGIAPQDVENAAELGYRIKLLAIAKALDGALEARVHPTMIPAASPMAAVSGVFNAVFITGDNVGNLMFYGRGAGQLPTASAVWSDTLEIARRVAHGIPAMEGDLPSISEHPLPLRRMEDIRSAYYLRVMAMDRPGVLAQVAGILGQHDISLASVLQKERAQGEAVPVVMMTHDARERDMRAALQAIDKLPVVASRTTMIRVEPA, encoded by the coding sequence ATGAACGAGATCAAGATCGGCCTCCTCGGCCTGGGCACCGTGGGCAGCGGCGTCATCAAGGTGCTCCAGAGCCATGGCCCCGACATGGAGGAGCGCGCGGGCTGCCGGCTCCGATTCCACGTGATCGCGGATGCGGACCTGACGCGTCCGCGTGAGGGGCTGGACCTGAAGCGCCTGCCCCTCGTCAACGACGCCGTGAAGGTGCTCGATGATCCGGCCGTGCAGATCGTCATCGAGCTGGTGGGCGGACTCGAGCCCGCCCGCACCTTCATCCTGCGCGCCCTCGAGGCGGGCAAGCACGTGGTCACCGCCAACAAGGCGCTCCTGGCCCATCACGGCCCCGAGATCTTCGAAGCGGCGCGGCGCAATCGCGTCCTCCTGGGCTTCGAGGCCGCCGTGGCGGGAGGCATCCCCCTCATCCGCGCCGTGAAGGACGGGCTGCCCGCCAATCGCGTGCTCTCGGCCTTCGGCATCGTCAATGGCACGTGCAACTACATCCTCTCGAAGATGACGGACGAGGGGCTGGACTTCTCCGTGGTGCTCAAGGAGGCGCAGGCCCAGGGCTATGCCGAGGCTGATCCCACCCTCGATATCGAGGGCATGGACTCCGCCCACAAGCTGCAGATCCTGGCCACCCTCGCCTTCCGCACCGCGGTGGACTTGAAGGACATCCACACGGAGGGCATCACGGGCATCGCGCCGCAGGACGTGGAGAACGCGGCGGAGCTCGGCTATCGGATCAAGCTGCTCGCCATCGCCAAGGCCCTGGACGGAGCGCTCGAGGCGCGGGTGCACCCGACCATGATCCCCGCCGCTTCGCCCATGGCCGCCGTCTCCGGCGTCTTCAACGCCGTCTTCATCACGGGTGACAATGTCGGCAACCTCATGTTCTACGGCCGCGGCGCGGGCCAGCTGCCCACGGCCTCCGCGGTGTGGTCGGACACGCTCGAGATCGCCCGGCGCGTCGCCCACGGCATCCCGGCCATGGAAGGGGATCTCCCGTCGATCAGCGAGCACCCGCTGCCCCTCCGGCGCATGGAGGACATCCGCTCCGCCTACTACCTCCGCGTCATGGCCATGGACCGCCCGGGCGTGCTGGCCCAGGTGGCGGGCATCCTGGGACAGCACGACATCTCGCTGGCCTCCGTCCTCCAGAAGGAGCGCGCCCAGGGCGAGGCGGTGCCCGTGGTGATGATGACCCACGACGCCCGCGAACGGGACATGCGGGCGGCCCTCCAGGCCATCGACAAGCTGCCCGTGGTCGCCTCGCGCACGACCATGATTCGCGTGGAGCCGGCATGA
- a CDS encoding DUF3106 domain-containing protein gives MRRLVVTTLFAAAVLSAAVPSAAQTSGEQAPRTSESEVRGLDRLTPEERALAEKNLEKWRHLSPEQRQRALENYQHWKSLTPGERQAARQNLQRLRNMPPGERARIMEDFQRWNSLPAERKRELEAAHERFQKLPPEQQQQLQRRFQRYQAMNPEQRERFEKNVERWRQMTPEQRQHLREQARQRRTHNGPGLRPGEPRPEGEQPEGHGPGPRGARPPR, from the coding sequence ATGCGCCGCCTCGTCGTGACAACCCTCTTCGCCGCCGCCGTGCTGTCGGCCGCCGTCCCATCGGCGGCGCAGACATCCGGTGAGCAGGCGCCCCGGACCTCGGAGAGCGAAGTCCGCGGTCTCGATCGACTGACGCCCGAGGAGCGGGCCCTGGCCGAGAAGAATCTGGAGAAGTGGCGGCACCTCTCGCCGGAGCAACGGCAGCGGGCGCTCGAGAACTACCAGCACTGGAAGAGCCTCACCCCGGGCGAGCGGCAGGCGGCCCGGCAGAACCTCCAGCGCCTGCGGAACATGCCGCCGGGCGAGCGCGCGCGCATCATGGAGGACTTCCAGCGGTGGAACAGCCTGCCCGCGGAGCGCAAGCGCGAGCTCGAGGCGGCGCACGAGCGCTTCCAGAAGCTGCCCCCGGAGCAACAGCAGCAGCTCCAGCGGCGCTTCCAGCGCTATCAGGCCATGAATCCCGAGCAGCGCGAGCGCTTCGAGAAGAACGTGGAGCGGTGGCGCCAGATGACGCCCGAGCAGCGCCAGCATCTGCGCGAGCAGGCCCGCCAGCGCCGGACTCACAACGGCCCTGGTCTCCGCCCGGGAGAGCCGCGGCCCGAGGGCGAGCAGCCCGAGGGTCACGGCCCCGGTCCTCGAGGCGCTCGACCACCGCGCTAG
- a CDS encoding ABC transporter substrate binding protein, whose translation MRSHAEALLALTTPVIFRERSKIAQLALKNRLPTSFAHREHVDAGGLMSYGPNFADMWRLAAVYVDKILKGAKAAELPVEQPTKFELIINLKTAKALGLTIPPSLLRRADEVIQ comes from the coding sequence GTGCGCTCTCACGCCGAAGCGCTCCTCGCCTTGACGACCCCAGTCATCTTCCGCGAGCGCTCGAAGATCGCGCAGCTCGCCCTGAAGAATCGGCTCCCGACGAGCTTCGCGCATCGTGAGCACGTCGACGCTGGCGGGCTCATGTCATATGGCCCGAACTTCGCAGACATGTGGCGGCTCGCCGCCGTCTACGTGGATAAAATCCTGAAGGGCGCCAAAGCCGCTGAGCTCCCGGTCGAGCAGCCCACCAAATTCGAGCTAATCATCAACCTCAAGACCGCCAAGGCCCTCGGCCTGACCATCCCGCCGTCGTTGCTGCGGAGGGCGGATGAGGTAATTCAGTAG
- a CDS encoding DUF1772 domain-containing protein, which produces MSPLLEILATLAAGLFAGAALYVTAVEHPARVSCGSALAVTEFRPSYERGAIMQATLALIGALAAMVRWGLGGQIGWLIGGLLLGAVVPFTLLVIMPTTTRLLDVSLELNSSESAVLLRRWGRLHAVRSAASLVAFTAFLFLFASA; this is translated from the coding sequence ATGTCCCCGCTCCTGGAAATTCTCGCGACCCTCGCGGCCGGCCTCTTCGCGGGGGCTGCCCTCTACGTCACGGCCGTCGAGCATCCGGCGCGCGTGAGTTGCGGATCAGCCCTGGCGGTCACCGAGTTCCGCCCGAGCTACGAGCGAGGAGCCATCATGCAAGCCACCCTGGCACTCATTGGCGCGCTCGCCGCGATGGTGCGGTGGGGCCTCGGGGGCCAGATCGGATGGCTTATCGGCGGGCTCCTGCTCGGCGCCGTTGTTCCCTTCACGCTCCTCGTGATCATGCCGACGACCACACGCCTGCTCGACGTCTCGCTGGAGCTCAATTCGTCGGAGAGCGCCGTCCTGTTGAGGCGCTGGGGCCGCCTCCATGCCGTTCGTAGTGCTGCAAGTCTGGTGGCGTTCACGGCATTCCTGTTCTTGTTCGCGAGCGCCTGA
- the thrC gene encoding threonine synthase encodes MTLWPGVIERYRQFLPVTASTPVVTLHEGNTPLIPAPRLAEATDPSLRIFLKCEGFNPTGSFKDRGMTMAISKAVEAGSRAVICASTGNTSASAAAYAARAGIRAFVMVPKGAVAIGKLSQAAIHGATVLVMEGNFDQALSIVTQIADRHPVTLVNSLNPFRLEGQKTGAFEVVDQLGRAPDYHLIPVGNAGNISAYWRGYREYHRAGIAKELPKMVGFQAAGAAPIVEDRVIAEPKTLATAIRIGNPASWGLAKEALSDSSGWIDAVTDEEIVRGYRMLAREEGIFMEPASCATVAGLAKMVKAGRFEPGSTLVLTLTGHGLKDPDTALESATRPVTVPARLDAVLAQLGL; translated from the coding sequence ATGACCTTGTGGCCGGGCGTCATCGAGCGCTATCGGCAATTCCTGCCCGTGACGGCCTCCACGCCCGTGGTCACCCTGCACGAGGGCAATACGCCGCTCATCCCCGCCCCGCGTCTGGCCGAGGCGACGGACCCGAGCCTGCGCATCTTCCTCAAGTGCGAGGGCTTCAACCCCACGGGCTCGTTCAAGGATCGCGGCATGACCATGGCGATCTCCAAGGCCGTCGAGGCGGGCTCGCGCGCCGTCATCTGCGCCTCCACCGGCAATACCTCGGCCTCGGCCGCCGCCTACGCGGCCCGCGCGGGCATCCGAGCCTTCGTCATGGTGCCCAAGGGCGCCGTGGCCATCGGCAAGCTCTCGCAAGCGGCGATTCACGGCGCCACCGTGCTCGTGATGGAAGGCAATTTCGACCAGGCCCTCTCCATCGTCACGCAGATCGCGGACCGCCATCCCGTCACCCTCGTCAACAGCCTCAATCCGTTCCGCCTCGAAGGGCAGAAGACCGGCGCCTTCGAGGTCGTGGACCAGCTCGGGCGCGCGCCCGACTACCATCTGATTCCCGTGGGCAATGCGGGCAATATCTCCGCGTACTGGCGCGGGTACCGCGAGTACCACCGGGCGGGCATCGCCAAGGAGCTCCCGAAGATGGTGGGCTTCCAGGCGGCGGGCGCGGCCCCCATCGTCGAGGACCGTGTCATCGCCGAGCCCAAGACCCTCGCCACGGCCATTCGCATCGGCAATCCCGCCTCGTGGGGGCTGGCCAAGGAGGCGCTGTCCGACTCGAGCGGCTGGATCGACGCCGTGACCGATGAGGAGATCGTGCGCGGCTACCGGATGCTCGCCCGCGAGGAAGGCATCTTCATGGAGCCGGCCTCCTGCGCCACGGTGGCCGGGCTCGCCAAGATGGTCAAGGCGGGACGGTTCGAGCCCGGCTCCACGCTCGTGCTGACCCTCACCGGCCATGGCCTCAAGGATCCGGACACCGCGCTCGAGTCCGCCACGCGTCCGGTGACCGTGCCCGCCCGCCTCGACGCCGTCCTCGCGCAGCTCGGACTCTAG
- a CDS encoding sigma-70 family RNA polymerase sigma factor, which yields METLAPSDEALCKRVAERDGRAFDDLVERYQERAYRIAWSVVRDREDAKDCSQEAFIRLYESAETFAGQAKFSTWFYRILVNCCLDHQRRRRGWRRLVGWGGSSEERESGDPIERHAAPFVDPAEAVGAERHMSQIWEAVEELSPQQRTAVLLQCREELSTKEIAVVLHLSEATVRVHLHRAYSTLKRRFGEPS from the coding sequence GTGGAGACTCTCGCGCCGTCCGATGAAGCGCTCTGCAAGAGAGTCGCGGAACGGGACGGGCGAGCTTTCGACGACCTCGTGGAGCGCTACCAGGAGCGGGCGTATCGCATCGCCTGGTCCGTGGTGCGCGACCGAGAAGACGCCAAGGATTGCTCCCAGGAAGCATTCATTCGCCTGTACGAGTCGGCGGAGACCTTCGCGGGGCAAGCGAAGTTCTCTACCTGGTTCTACCGCATCCTCGTCAACTGCTGTCTGGACCATCAGCGCCGGCGCCGGGGCTGGCGTCGGCTCGTGGGCTGGGGCGGCTCGAGCGAGGAGCGCGAGAGCGGCGATCCCATCGAGCGGCACGCGGCGCCTTTCGTGGATCCCGCCGAGGCCGTGGGGGCGGAGCGGCACATGAGCCAGATCTGGGAGGCGGTCGAGGAGCTCTCCCCGCAGCAGCGAACGGCCGTGCTCCTCCAGTGTCGGGAGGAGCTCTCCACCAAGGAGATCGCGGTGGTGCTCCACCTGTCGGAAGCGACGGTGCGGGTTCATCTGCACCGCGCATACTCGACGCTCAAGCGTCGCTTCGGAGAGCCGTCATGA
- the alaC gene encoding alanine transaminase, with product MDDFYRIKRLPPYVFAIVNDLKTKARTQGQDIIDLGMGNPDQATPKHIVDKLVEAARNPRNHRYSASRGITRLRKAVTTWYRDRYKVELDPETEAIATIGAKEGMSHLALAVLQPGDGVLVPNPTYPIHSYSVVIADGDLRSVPMVPGEDFFARLQEAARLSWPKAKMLILSFPHNPTTMCVEQDFFVKVVDFAKEHKLMVVHDFAYADFAFDGYRPPSFLSVPGAKEVGVEIFSLSKSYNMPGWRMGFVCGNARMIHALGRIKSYLDYGAFQPIQIAAIVALEGEQSVVRDIVLLHQKRRDVLVDGLNKIGWSVPKPKGTMFVWAPIPDSFRAMGSLEFSKMLIQECKVAVSPGIGFGEYGEGYVRFALVENEQRIRQALRGLKTLGAR from the coding sequence ATGGACGACTTCTACCGGATCAAGCGGCTACCCCCCTACGTCTTCGCCATCGTCAATGACCTCAAGACGAAGGCGCGGACCCAGGGCCAGGACATCATCGATCTCGGCATGGGTAATCCCGACCAGGCCACTCCCAAGCACATCGTGGACAAGCTGGTGGAGGCGGCCCGCAACCCCCGCAACCACCGCTATTCGGCCTCGCGAGGGATCACCCGGCTGCGGAAGGCCGTCACCACCTGGTACCGGGACCGCTACAAGGTCGAGCTGGACCCCGAGACGGAGGCCATTGCCACCATCGGGGCCAAGGAGGGCATGTCCCACCTGGCCCTGGCCGTCCTCCAGCCGGGAGACGGCGTGCTGGTGCCGAATCCGACCTATCCCATCCACTCGTACTCCGTGGTCATCGCGGACGGCGACCTGCGCTCCGTGCCCATGGTGCCGGGCGAGGACTTCTTCGCCCGCCTCCAGGAGGCCGCCCGCCTGTCCTGGCCCAAGGCCAAGATGCTCATCCTGTCCTTCCCCCACAATCCGACCACGATGTGCGTGGAGCAGGACTTCTTCGTCAAGGTGGTGGACTTCGCCAAAGAACACAAGCTCATGGTGGTCCACGACTTCGCCTACGCCGATTTCGCCTTCGACGGCTACCGGCCGCCCTCCTTCCTCTCGGTGCCGGGGGCCAAGGAGGTCGGGGTCGAGATCTTCTCGCTCTCGAAGTCCTACAACATGCCCGGCTGGCGGATGGGATTCGTGTGCGGCAACGCCCGGATGATCCACGCGCTGGGCCGGATCAAGTCCTACCTCGACTACGGCGCCTTCCAGCCCATCCAGATCGCGGCCATCGTGGCCCTGGAGGGCGAGCAGTCCGTGGTGCGCGACATCGTCCTACTCCACCAGAAGCGCCGCGACGTCCTCGTGGACGGGCTCAACAAGATCGGCTGGTCCGTGCCCAAGCCCAAGGGCACCATGTTCGTGTGGGCGCCCATCCCCGACAGCTTCCGGGCCATGGGATCGCTGGAATTCTCCAAGATGCTGATCCAGGAGTGCAAGGTCGCGGTCTCCCCGGGCATCGGCTTCGGCGAGTACGGCGAGGGCTACGTCCGATTCGCGCTCGTCGAGAACGAGCAGCGCATCAGACAGGCCCTCCGCGGTCTCAAGACTCTGGGCGCCCGCTGA
- a CDS encoding lysylphosphatidylglycerol synthase transmembrane domain-containing protein has translation MPGVARLVKILLGIAISVALLVYLFWNVDVRAVLSRLADTQWRWLLLSIALNLAALWARALRWRYLFPPGSHPARLFNAVMIGYMGNNVLPLRAGEVLRVYVAARHGPRVWTTVATLVVERALDGLAIGLMLVISLTLVPTPREVAWAAEVFGALVLLLSLALVVIAAAPLSCRIFIHSLAYRWPAIERRLLQAFDVMADGLQSMRRLRQLVPIVVWSVVIWLLIVFSFWTAFRAASLDLPLLAATTVIAFVGLGISLPSSPGFIGIIQAATVLALSFFGVPRAEALSFSLLLHASQFVPVTVWGLALLVVEHVSLSAASQRPAVSASD, from the coding sequence GTGCCCGGCGTGGCGCGGCTGGTCAAGATCCTCCTCGGGATCGCGATCAGCGTCGCCCTCCTCGTCTACCTCTTCTGGAACGTGGACGTTCGCGCCGTGCTCTCCCGGCTCGCCGATACCCAGTGGCGGTGGCTCCTCCTCAGCATAGCCCTCAACCTTGCCGCGCTCTGGGCCCGCGCCCTCCGCTGGCGATATCTCTTTCCTCCCGGCTCCCATCCCGCGCGCCTCTTCAACGCCGTCATGATCGGCTACATGGGCAACAACGTGCTCCCGCTGCGCGCGGGCGAAGTGCTGCGGGTCTACGTGGCGGCACGCCATGGCCCCCGCGTGTGGACCACGGTGGCCACCCTGGTCGTCGAGCGCGCGCTCGACGGCCTGGCCATTGGGCTCATGCTCGTCATCAGTCTGACCCTCGTCCCTACGCCCCGTGAGGTCGCCTGGGCCGCCGAGGTTTTCGGCGCCCTCGTCCTCCTGCTCTCGCTCGCCCTCGTGGTCATCGCGGCGGCGCCCCTGTCCTGCCGCATTTTCATCCACTCGCTCGCCTATCGTTGGCCCGCCATCGAGCGGCGGCTGCTTCAGGCCTTCGATGTCATGGCGGACGGGCTGCAGAGCATGAGGCGGCTCCGCCAGCTCGTGCCGATCGTGGTCTGGTCCGTGGTGATCTGGCTCCTCATCGTGTTCTCGTTCTGGACGGCCTTCCGGGCGGCCAGCCTCGACCTGCCCCTCCTGGCCGCCACCACCGTCATCGCCTTCGTGGGGCTCGGCATCAGCCTGCCGTCGAGCCCGGGCTTCATCGGCATCATCCAGGCGGCCACCGTGCTCGCCCTGTCCTTCTTCGGCGTGCCGCGCGCGGAGGCGCTCAGCTTCTCGCTGCTCCTGCACGCGTCGCAGTTCGTGCCCGTGACCGTCTGGGGGCTTGCCCTGCTCGTGGTGGAGCACGTGAGCCTTTCGGCCGCATCGCAGAGGCCGGCCGTCTCCGCCAGCGATTAA
- a CDS encoding SHOCT domain-containing protein gives MRPLPLTVLLVGLLLPVSAWAQERMMDWHWDMHPVWWPFAALAASLLLLVLFGWVLLNLAPLVLGVIAAVLGIRWLKTGRVSRHDPAIAVLRERYARGEISKEEFEAKLRDLESRP, from the coding sequence ATGCGACCGCTCCCCCTCACGGTATTGCTCGTGGGTCTGCTACTGCCCGTCTCGGCATGGGCACAGGAGCGAATGATGGACTGGCACTGGGACATGCATCCCGTCTGGTGGCCGTTCGCCGCGCTCGCGGCGAGCCTGCTTCTTCTGGTCTTGTTCGGCTGGGTTCTCCTGAACCTGGCCCCTCTCGTCCTCGGGGTCATCGCCGCCGTCCTGGGCATCCGCTGGCTGAAGACCGGCCGCGTCTCGCGCCATGATCCGGCCATCGCCGTCCTCCGGGAGCGCTACGCGCGAGGCGAGATCAGCAAGGAAGAATTCGAGGCCAAGCTGAGGGACTTGGAAAGCCGACCCTGA
- a CDS encoding polymer-forming cytoskeletal protein, translated as MWMRKRKSPGRSGLTAFIDEGSEIEGRYTFSGTVMLNGRFKGEIASTDTLIIGEKAAVNGDVRAGRVVVSGEVVGNISASERVELKRTARVFGDVEAPVVVLEEGVLFEGHCRMTKVNPNAEATTTRDFSVVPLKR; from the coding sequence ATGTGGATGCGCAAGCGGAAGTCGCCGGGCCGCAGCGGGCTTACCGCCTTCATCGACGAGGGCTCGGAGATCGAGGGGCGGTACACGTTCAGCGGGACGGTCATGCTGAACGGACGGTTCAAGGGCGAGATCGCATCGACGGACACCCTCATCATCGGTGAGAAGGCCGCCGTCAACGGCGACGTCCGCGCGGGGCGGGTGGTGGTGAGCGGCGAGGTGGTGGGCAATATCTCGGCCAGCGAGCGCGTGGAGCTGAAGCGTACGGCGCGAGTCTTCGGAGACGTGGAGGCGCCGGTGGTCGTCCTGGAGGAAGGCGTGCTCTTCGAGGGCCACTGCCGCATGACCAAGGTCAATCCGAACGCCGAGGCGACGACGACTCGGGATTTCTCGGTCGTGCCGCTGAAGCGCTGA
- a CDS encoding aspartate kinase produces the protein MGQLIVQKYGGSSVADPEKIKSVARRVAEGASQGHRMVVVVSAMGKTTDSLVALAQAITPTPDPREMDMVLASGEQITIGLLAMALGSLGHPACSFTGPQVGMITDGVHTQARIRRITAERIQTALEAGKVVVVAGFQGMTESGDITTLGRGGSDLTGVALAAALKADVCEIYTDVDGVYTADPNVVPDARKLARVSYDEMLEMAALGAKVLQARSVEFAKKFSVPVHVRSTFKPDPGTIVTREDRSMEDVVVTGVTHDRGQAKLSILRVPDRPGIASQVFGGLAQQNIVVDMIVQNIGRDGSTDISFTLPRADRQRAEAALATVAKAVGASGVAADDRVAKVSIVGVGMRSHSGVAARMFETLSKENINIQMISTSEIAVSCVIEDKYAELAVRALHDAFELGKERGA, from the coding sequence ATGGGCCAGCTCATCGTGCAGAAGTATGGCGGCTCGTCCGTCGCCGACCCCGAGAAGATCAAGAGCGTCGCGCGTCGCGTAGCCGAAGGCGCCTCCCAGGGCCACCGGATGGTGGTCGTCGTCTCGGCCATGGGCAAGACCACCGACAGCCTCGTCGCTCTCGCGCAGGCCATCACGCCGACGCCGGATCCGCGCGAGATGGACATGGTGCTGGCCTCGGGCGAGCAGATCACCATCGGCCTGCTCGCCATGGCTCTCGGCAGTCTCGGCCACCCCGCCTGCTCCTTCACCGGCCCGCAGGTCGGGATGATCACCGACGGGGTCCACACCCAGGCGCGCATCCGGCGCATCACGGCCGAGCGGATCCAGACCGCCCTCGAAGCGGGCAAGGTCGTGGTGGTGGCGGGCTTTCAGGGCATGACGGAGTCGGGAGACATCACCACCCTCGGGCGCGGCGGCTCCGACCTCACGGGCGTGGCCCTGGCCGCCGCCCTCAAGGCGGATGTGTGCGAGATCTACACCGACGTGGACGGCGTCTACACCGCCGATCCGAACGTGGTCCCCGACGCCCGCAAGCTCGCGCGCGTCTCCTACGACGAGATGCTCGAGATGGCCGCGCTGGGGGCCAAGGTGCTCCAGGCGCGGTCGGTGGAGTTCGCCAAGAAGTTCAGCGTCCCCGTGCATGTCCGTTCCACGTTCAAGCCGGATCCGGGCACCATCGTGACGAGGGAGGATCGCAGCATGGAAGACGTGGTGGTCACCGGGGTCACGCATGACCGAGGCCAGGCCAAGCTCTCCATCCTGCGCGTGCCGGATCGGCCGGGCATCGCCAGCCAGGTGTTCGGCGGTCTCGCCCAGCAGAACATCGTGGTGGACATGATCGTGCAGAACATCGGGCGCGATGGCTCGACGGATATCTCCTTCACGCTGCCGCGGGCGGACCGCCAGCGCGCCGAGGCCGCCCTGGCCACGGTGGCCAAGGCAGTGGGGGCGAGCGGCGTGGCCGCGGATGACCGCGTGGCCAAGGTCTCCATCGTCGGCGTAGGCATGCGCAGCCACTCCGGGGTGGCCGCGCGCATGTTCGAGACCTTGTCCAAGGAGAACATCAATATCCAGATGATCTCGACCTCCGAGATCGCCGTCTCCTGCGTCATCGAGGACAAGTACGCCGAGCTCGCCGTGCGCGCCCTGCACGACGCCTTCGAGCTGGGCAAAGAGCGGGGAGCCTGA
- a CDS encoding ABC transporter substrate-binding protein — protein sequence MEPANSTPRTPYPLERRTFMALVSGRLLAAPLATEAQSTKVARVGILSTGNPRSAAIFQAFEQRLRELGYIEGQNLAIEFRNAEGKTERLSGLAAELVGLNADVIVVATDPATRAVKEASAKIPIVIVSVNYDPVELGYIASLARPGTNITGVLFLHRELTGKRFELFKEMLPTVKRVAVLSDPLAAEQLRAVEAANRSMGLKLQLIELVPCRGALSRRSAPRLDDPSHLPRALEDRAARPEESAPDELRAS from the coding sequence ATGGAGCCCGCCAACTCTACCCCTCGTACCCCGTACCCGCTGGAGCGGCGCACCTTCATGGCGCTAGTCTCGGGCCGTCTTCTCGCCGCGCCGCTCGCCACCGAGGCGCAGTCGACCAAAGTCGCCCGGGTCGGCATATTGTCGACTGGCAACCCCCGTTCAGCCGCCATATTCCAGGCTTTTGAGCAAAGACTGCGCGAGCTGGGCTACATCGAAGGTCAGAACCTCGCCATCGAGTTCCGGAATGCCGAGGGAAAGACCGAGAGGCTTTCCGGTCTTGCTGCGGAGCTGGTCGGTCTGAACGCGGATGTCATCGTAGTGGCCACCGATCCAGCGACTCGTGCCGTCAAGGAAGCAAGTGCCAAAATCCCAATCGTCATCGTGTCAGTTAACTATGACCCCGTCGAACTCGGTTACATCGCCAGTCTCGCTCGGCCGGGGACGAACATCACGGGGGTATTATTCCTTCACCGCGAGTTGACAGGTAAACGGTTCGAGCTCTTCAAAGAGATGTTGCCCACTGTCAAGCGCGTCGCCGTTCTCTCCGATCCTCTTGCGGCCGAGCAGCTCAGGGCGGTGGAAGCGGCCAACCGGTCGATGGGTCTCAAGCTCCAGTTGATCGAGCTCGTTCCGTGCCGCGGTGCGCTCTCACGCCGAAGCGCTCCTCGCCTTGACGACCCCAGTCATCTTCCGCGAGCGCTCGAAGATCGCGCAGCTCGCCCTGAAGAATCGGCTCCCGACGAGCTTCGCGCATCGTGA